A genomic segment from Candidatus Pacearchaeota archaeon encodes:
- a CDS encoding 30S ribosomal protein S2, with the protein MPRKKKILQEEKEEEKISDLIENTKIKEKLENEELNKISEEDKEEITETKKKLLERAAELQKTIEEKKIKEELQEELKKSKTFVPIEDYLKYSVYLGTKVITPHMRKFVYKRRADGIAVIDVNQIDKALKNFIKELVKYDPEDFIIVCKREAGWKAVNLFSQLTGVKVFTKKYPAGIITNTNLVDFFDPKMVFICDPWVDKNALNDAKKTKKKIFALCDTNNYTFDIDLFIPCNNKSNKSIGLIFYIIAKEYLKEKKINKNLPSIEDFVGEKI; encoded by the coding sequence ATGCCAAGAAAGAAAAAAATTTTGCAAGAAGAAAAAGAAGAAGAAAAAATTTCAGATTTAATTGAAAATACAAAAATCAAAGAAAAATTAGAAAATGAAGAGTTAAATAAAATTTCAGAAGAAGATAAAGAAGAAATAACAGAAACAAAAAAGAAATTACTTGAAAGAGCTGCAGAATTACAAAAAACAATTGAAGAGAAAAAAATAAAAGAAGAATTACAAGAAGAATTAAAAAAATCAAAAACTTTTGTTCCTATTGAAGATTACTTAAAATATTCTGTTTATTTAGGAACCAAAGTGATTACTCCCCATATGAGAAAATTTGTTTATAAAAGAAGAGCCGACGGAATTGCAGTAATAGATGTAAATCAAATAGACAAAGCATTAAAAAATTTTATTAAAGAATTAGTGAAATATGATCCAGAAGATTTTATTATTGTATGTAAAAGAGAAGCTGGTTGGAAAGCTGTGAATTTATTTTCTCAGTTGACCGGAGTAAAGGTATTCACAAAAAAATATCCAGCAGGAATAATAACAAACACAAATCTTGTGGATTTTTTTGATCCTAAAATGGTTTTTATTTGTGATCCTTGGGTAGATAAAAATGCTTTAAATGATGCAAAAAAAACAAAAAAGAAAATTTTTGCTTTATGCGACACAAATAATTATACATTTGATATTGATCTATTTATACCATGTAATAACAAAAGTAATAAAAGCATAGGATTAATATTTTATATAATAGCAAAAGAATATTTAAAAGAGAAA
- a CDS encoding DNA-directed RNA polymerase subunit K yields MKKEIEEKFTKYEIARILGARALQIAMNAPILVKISEEKLKEIRYDPIEIAKIELEEDVLPISVKRPFPKKIESKLEIERKKIEKEEKIEEKINIEKIEEKEEEEIKEEGEIMELASDTEETSEETSIEEEGM; encoded by the coding sequence ATGAAAAAAGAAATAGAAGAAAAATTCACAAAATATGAAATAGCAAGAATATTAGGAGCAAGGGCATTACAAATTGCAATGAATGCTCCAATTTTAGTTAAGATATCTGAAGAAAAATTAAAAGAAATAAGATATGATCCTATAGAAATTGCTAAAATAGAATTAGAAGAAGATGTTTTGCCTATTTCTGTAAAAAGACCATTTCCTAAAAAAATAGAATCAAAACTAGAAATAGAAAGAAAAAAAATTGAAAAAGAAGAAAAAATTGAAGAAAAAATTAATATAGAAAAAATTGAAGAAAAAGAAGAAGAAGAAATAAAAGAAGAAGGCGAAATTATGGAACTTGCTAGCGACACAGAAGAAACTTCAGAAGAAACTTCTATAGAAGAAGAAGGAATGTAA
- a CDS encoding response regulator, with translation MAEKLKILIVEDREENIGAAKEYFENIGFELDFAQTGNEALEKLGKERENYLFLISDLSLPREKGGKEEFIGFEIGKKAEELGIPYVFATSFNVVNNHNIIPYENFEEEYNKFYNGNPKHDCRIIGLNKKEVMEWKKVYENIEELGILKNAEEIREARRRYKKYTGKSYKKK, from the coding sequence ATGGCTGAAAAACTAAAGATACTTATTGTTGAAGATAGAGAAGAAAATATTGGGGCTGCAAAAGAATATTTTGAGAATATTGGTTTTGAATTAGATTTTGCTCAAACCGGAAATGAAGCTTTAGAGAAATTAGGAAAAGAGCGTGAAAATTATCTTTTTTTAATTAGTGATTTATCTTTGCCAAGAGAAAAAGGAGGAAAAGAAGAGTTTATTGGCTTTGAAATAGGAAAAAAAGCAGAAGAATTAGGTATTCCTTATGTGTTTGCTACTTCATTTAATGTAGTTAATAATCATAATATTATACCTTATGAAAACTTTGAAGAAGAATATAACAAATTTTATAATGGAAATCCAAAACATGATTGTAGAATAATTGGTTTAAATAAAAAAGAAGTTATGGAGTGGAAAAAAGTTTATGAAAATATAGAAGAATTAGGTATTTTAAAAAATGCAGAAGAAATAAGAGAAGCAAGAAGAAGATATAAAAAATATACTGGAAAATCTTATAAGAAGAAATAA
- a CDS encoding enolase C-terminal domain-like protein: MKPKQILAKVILNSRKEKTIEVIVKTEYGNFSASAPTGRSKGSYEKDYYKDVIEKEAKKLESFSNKICEINIEHFTDLQYVENILKGFIGANTIYSLEVALLKAAAAEQGKSLWQFLNPNAKKFPIPIGNCVGGGSHSLPFKGKKLDFQEFLIIPRCKNFSNSVYLMKKVYNTLRDILKARRVLGQINDENALTTSLNNEETLELLNKIRFQIEKEHNEKIEIGLDVAANSFYDKSSKTYNYKNPETSLTREEQIEYISGLVENYELSYLEDPLEENDFEGFGMVKDRVGNCLVVGDDLTVTQINRLLSAIKFDSINAIIIKPNQCGSLLEVNKVLKLARKYNLKVIFSHRSGETLDYTIADLAFASGADFIKTGIYGKEREIKLNRLINIEKEIK; encoded by the coding sequence ATGAAACCAAAACAGATTTTAGCAAAAGTAATTCTTAATTCTAGAAAAGAGAAAACAATTGAGGTTATAGTAAAAACAGAATATGGAAATTTCTCTGCATCTGCTCCAACAGGAAGAAGTAAAGGAAGTTATGAAAAAGATTATTACAAAGATGTGATCGAAAAAGAAGCAAAAAAATTAGAATCTTTTTCTAATAAAATATGTGAAATAAATATAGAACATTTTACTGATTTGCAATATGTAGAAAATATATTAAAAGGTTTTATTGGTGCAAATACAATTTATTCTTTAGAAGTTGCTTTATTAAAAGCAGCAGCAGCTGAACAAGGAAAATCTTTATGGCAATTTTTAAACCCAAATGCAAAGAAATTTCCAATTCCTATAGGAAATTGTGTTGGTGGTGGTTCACATTCTTTACCTTTCAAAGGGAAAAAACTTGATTTTCAAGAATTTTTAATTATCCCTAGATGTAAAAATTTTTCTAATTCTGTATATTTAATGAAAAAAGTTTATAATACCTTAAGAGATATTCTAAAAGCAAGAAGAGTTTTAGGTCAAATAAATGATGAAAATGCTTTAACTACTTCTTTAAATAATGAAGAAACTCTCGAATTATTAAATAAAATAAGATTTCAAATAGAAAAAGAGCATAATGAAAAAATAGAAATTGGCTTAGATGTTGCGGCAAATTCTTTTTATGATAAATCTTCTAAAACATATAATTATAAAAATCCTGAAACCTCTTTAACAAGAGAAGAACAAATTGAATATATTTCTGGTTTAGTAGAAAATTACGAATTATCTTATTTAGAAGATCCTTTGGAAGAAAATGATTTTGAAGGTTTTGGTATGGTAAAAGATAGAGTTGGAAATTGTCTTGTTGTAGGAGATGATTTAACAGTAACACAAATAAATAGATTACTAAGTGCTATAAAATTTGATTCTATAAATGCAATAATAATAAAACCAAATCAATGCGGTTCGCTACTTGAAGTAAATAAGGTTTTAAAATTAGCAAGAAAATACAATTTAAAAGTGATATTTTCTCATAGAAGTGGAGAAACTTTAGATTATACTATTGCAGATTTAGCATTTGCTTCTGGTGCAGATTTTATAAAAACAGGAATTTATGGAAAAGAGCGTGAAATAAAATTGAATAGATTAATTAATATAGAAAAAGAAATAAAATAA
- the rrp42 gene encoding exosome complex protein Rrp42: MEISNLMKEKIIEYLNTGKRFDGRKFDEYRNIEIETNVSKNAEGSSRVKLGNTEVIVGVKIDVSEPYTDNEDEGTLITSAELIPLASDRFELGPPRIEAVELARIIDRGIRESKFIDFKKLCIKKGEKVYCVFLDIYPINYDGNLIDASFIASVCALLTAKMPKYDEEKEKIKYGELTNKNVPLSDKIPVMITSWKIENNIIIDPTLEEEDASNLRLSIAVTKEKKEFKINAIQKGGEGTLTEKDLDNIFNLVKEKAEEILKKIEKAIK; encoded by the coding sequence ATGGAAATATCAAATTTAATGAAAGAAAAAATAATAGAATATCTTAATACAGGGAAGAGATTTGACGGAAGAAAGTTTGATGAATATAGAAATATAGAAATAGAAACTAATGTTAGCAAAAATGCCGAAGGAAGTTCTAGAGTAAAATTAGGAAATACAGAAGTAATAGTGGGAGTAAAAATAGATGTTTCTGAACCTTACACAGATAACGAAGATGAAGGAACTTTAATTACTAGCGCAGAATTAATTCCTTTAGCTTCAGATAGATTTGAATTAGGCCCACCAAGAATAGAAGCAGTAGAATTAGCTAGAATAATAGATAGAGGAATAAGAGAAAGCAAATTTATTGATTTTAAAAAATTATGCATAAAAAAAGGAGAAAAAGTTTATTGCGTATTTTTAGATATTTATCCTATCAATTATGACGGAAATTTAATAGACGCTTCTTTTATAGCTTCTGTTTGTGCTTTATTAACAGCAAAAATGCCGAAATATGACGAAGAAAAAGAAAAGATAAAATATGGAGAACTAACAAATAAAAATGTTCCATTATCAGACAAAATACCTGTAATGATAACTTCATGGAAGATTGAAAATAATATAATAATAGATCCTACATTAGAAGAAGAAGATGCTTCTAATTTAAGATTAAGTATAGCGGTTACTAAAGAAAAAAAGGAATTTAAAATTAATGCGATCCAAAAAGGTGGAGAAGGTACTTTGACAGAAAAAGATTTAGATAACATATTTAATTTAGTGAAAGAAAAAGCAGAAGAAATTTTGAAAAAAATTGAGAAAGCTATAAAATAA
- a CDS encoding nucleotidyltransferase domain-containing protein, with protein sequence MEEKKEDNKIIKTPENIKKILKQLCSPIFELNIVKSVFFYGSAVKKGLVKGHDIDIFIAIDETIPNFEEEEKKLDILLITIQEKAKKEGIEIHFQPPKTIGLIWHLIHIAEPWTISAIRTSIILYDKGDFIRLIKNLLAEGKIYSINEKSERLFYRAINYFLSAKKKLLEIPFALLNILTIISQIILSYLEIRTSSATDTLEKLRANKKEIGISNYFLETYNELIKINEKIYKGTFGEFSGEEIDLWMNKIKLILNEAKNIIKKLEEESKRKRLEEAYNYGISLCKKVVKEKDKNDKKILYLFEKEFVKKNKIPESYYDILKNLYSYIHYKKTNKKLINIDKNYFKGMEILLNKLERK encoded by the coding sequence ATGGAAGAAAAAAAAGAGGATAATAAAATAATAAAAACTCCTGAAAATATAAAAAAAATATTAAAACAACTATGTTCTCCTATTTTTGAATTAAATATTGTTAAAAGTGTTTTTTTTTATGGTAGTGCTGTAAAAAAAGGATTAGTAAAAGGCCATGATATAGATATTTTCATTGCAATTGATGAAACAATCCCAAACTTTGAAGAAGAAGAAAAGAAATTAGATATACTTCTTATAACTATACAAGAAAAGGCAAAAAAAGAGGGAATAGAAATACATTTTCAACCTCCAAAAACAATTGGATTAATCTGGCATTTAATTCATATTGCTGAACCTTGGACTATTTCTGCAATAAGAACTTCTATTATTTTATATGATAAAGGAGATTTCATTAGATTAATAAAAAATTTATTAGCAGAAGGAAAGATATATAGCATTAATGAAAAATCAGAAAGATTATTTTATAGAGCAATCAATTATTTTTTATCTGCGAAAAAAAAGCTTCTAGAAATTCCCTTTGCTTTATTAAATATTTTAACAATTATTTCACAAATAATTTTGAGTTATTTAGAAATTAGAACAAGTTCTGCAACAGATACCTTAGAAAAATTAAGAGCTAATAAAAAAGAAATAGGGATTTCAAATTACTTTTTAGAAACTTATAATGAATTGATAAAAATAAATGAAAAAATATACAAAGGAACATTTGGGGAGTTCTCTGGCGAAGAAATTGATTTATGGATGAATAAAATAAAATTAATCTTAAATGAAGCAAAAAATATAATTAAAAAACTTGAAGAAGAAAGTAAAAGAAAAAGATTAGAAGAAGCATATAATTATGGAATAAGTTTATGTAAAAAAGTTGTGAAAGAAAAAGATAAAAATGATAAAAAAATACTTTATTTATTTGAAAAAGAGTTTGTTAAAAAAAATAAAATTCCCGAATCTTATTATGATATACTAAAAAATTTATATTCTTATATACATTACAAAAAAACAAATAAAAAATTAATAAATATAGATAAAAATTATTTTAAAGGAATGGAAATATTATTAAATAAGTTAGAAAGAAAATGA